A window from Candidatus Dadabacteria bacterium encodes these proteins:
- a CDS encoding integration host factor subunit alpha, translating into MAATTKKDLAELINSRLGLSRRESSDIVDYFFDTVKKALLKGEPVKLPRFGSLHVKERKPRKGRNPSTGEVIDIPSRNEVVFTPSRVLRERLNSGKDDN; encoded by the coding sequence ATGGCGGCGACCACAAAAAAGGATCTGGCGGAACTGATAAACTCCCGGCTCGGGCTTTCAAGAAGGGAGTCCTCGGACATTGTGGACTACTTTTTTGACACGGTGAAAAAGGCGCTTCTCAAGGGCGAGCCGGTCAAACTGCCGCGTTTCGGCAGTCTCCATGTAAAAGAGAGAAAGCCCAGAAAGGGCAGAAACCCCTCAACGGGGGAGGTGATAGACATACCCTCCCGCAATGAGGTTGTGTTCACGCCCAGCAGGGTTTTGCGGGAGCGACTGAACTCCGGGAAGGACGACAATTGA